From one Mytilus edulis chromosome 1, xbMytEdul2.2, whole genome shotgun sequence genomic stretch:
- the LOC139523196 gene encoding uncharacterized protein isoform X1 has translation MSLTEDIKFLSDIIFVLPQRVRVVEAVRDLPFAEGDILVLELVKNLDLVEGIDRVTEDKIRIPLDYHGKVHRLGKRCSSVDEIHQDKSTWFSVEAPFETPISPWQKRIVKSGSVVELTDIEHDKGIVVRLLDDPVFISEETSLYFKVVLDEEETLKEIVDDFGLQNIVIKDEYEHPSVLYAPGNYILTNIVSEEFVLGYRETFPGGQQTHFIIPVSCGLRLILEMSSPNISKPYKNAFFVPKHLYSSDMIAKLYLEYLKSRTRLLEVKEEYVPDIPPRLTKSSVSRQSLMSNQSGASSGPVRPDRRRRTISIQSEDIPKPFERLSSLDETKCASLSEVNVSRHELTPLLRCLYNS, from the exons ATGTCGTTAACGGAGGACATCAAATTCCTCAGtgatataatatttgttttaccaCAGAGGGTTCGGGTAGTGGAAGCCGTAAGGGACTTACCATTTGCTGAAGGGGATATTCTAGTGCTGGAATTGGTAAAGAATTTGGATCTTGTGGAAGGAATTGATAGAGTAACTGAAGACAAAATTCGTATTCCTTTAGATTATCACGGGAAGGTACATAGGCTTGGAAAACGTTGTAGTTCGGTTGATGAAATCCACCAGGATAAGTCCACGTGGTTTAGTGTTGAAGCACCATTTGAAACACCAATATCGCCATGGCAAAAAAGGATAGTTAAAAGTGGAAGCGTTGTTGAATTAACCGACATTGAACACGACAAAGGAATTGTTGTCCGACTTTTAGATGATCCTGTTTTCATTTCGGAAGAAACATCTTTATACTTTAAGGTTGTGTTAGACGAAGAAGAAACTTTAAAGGAAATTGTTGATGATTTTGGATTACAGAATATAGTGATTAAGGATGAATACGAACATCCTAGTGTGTTGTATGCACCGGGTAATTACATATTAACAAATATTGTAAGCGAGGAATTTGTTCTTGGTTACAGGGAAACTTTCCCAGGAGGTCAACAAACACATTTCATTATACCAGTCTCGTGTGGCTTACGGCTTATTCTGGAAATGTCATCTCCAAATATCTCAAAACcatataaaaatgcatttttcgtGCCAAAACATCTTTATAGTAGTGATATGATAGCGAAGTTGTACTTGGAATATTTAAAATCTAGAACGAGACTTTTAGAAGTAAAAGAGGAATATGTACCGGATATTCCACCAAGACTTACAAAATCTTCTGTCAGCAGACAATCTCTAATGTCCAACCAATCAGGAGCTAGTTCTGGACCTGTCAGACCAGACAGACGGAGACGGACTATTTCAATACAATCAGAGGACATACCAAAGCCGTTTGAGCGTCTCTCGTCTC TTGACGAAACAAAGTGTGCAAGTTTGTCGGAAGTAAACGTAAGTAGACATGAACTAACGCCCCTTTTAAGGTGCTTATATAACTCTTAA
- the LOC139523196 gene encoding uncharacterized protein isoform X2 yields the protein MSLTEDIKFLSDIIFVLPQRVRVVEAVRDLPFAEGDILVLELVKNLDLVEGIDRVTEDKIRIPLDYHGKVHRLGKRCSSVDEIHQDKSTWFSVEAPFETPISPWQKRIVKSGSVVELTDIEHDKGIVVRLLDDPVFISEETSLYFKVVLDEEETLKEIVDDFGLQNIVIKDEYEHPSVLYAPGNYILTNIVSEEFVLGYRETFPGGQQTHFIIPVSCGLRLILEMSSPNISKPYKNAFFVPKHLYSSDMIAKLYLEYLKSRTRLLEVKEEYVPDIPPRLTKSSVSRQSLMSNQSGASSGPVRPDRRRRTISIQSEDIPKPFERLSSRKLR from the exons ATGTCGTTAACGGAGGACATCAAATTCCTCAGtgatataatatttgttttaccaCAGAGGGTTCGGGTAGTGGAAGCCGTAAGGGACTTACCATTTGCTGAAGGGGATATTCTAGTGCTGGAATTGGTAAAGAATTTGGATCTTGTGGAAGGAATTGATAGAGTAACTGAAGACAAAATTCGTATTCCTTTAGATTATCACGGGAAGGTACATAGGCTTGGAAAACGTTGTAGTTCGGTTGATGAAATCCACCAGGATAAGTCCACGTGGTTTAGTGTTGAAGCACCATTTGAAACACCAATATCGCCATGGCAAAAAAGGATAGTTAAAAGTGGAAGCGTTGTTGAATTAACCGACATTGAACACGACAAAGGAATTGTTGTCCGACTTTTAGATGATCCTGTTTTCATTTCGGAAGAAACATCTTTATACTTTAAGGTTGTGTTAGACGAAGAAGAAACTTTAAAGGAAATTGTTGATGATTTTGGATTACAGAATATAGTGATTAAGGATGAATACGAACATCCTAGTGTGTTGTATGCACCGGGTAATTACATATTAACAAATATTGTAAGCGAGGAATTTGTTCTTGGTTACAGGGAAACTTTCCCAGGAGGTCAACAAACACATTTCATTATACCAGTCTCGTGTGGCTTACGGCTTATTCTGGAAATGTCATCTCCAAATATCTCAAAACcatataaaaatgcatttttcgtGCCAAAACATCTTTATAGTAGTGATATGATAGCGAAGTTGTACTTGGAATATTTAAAATCTAGAACGAGACTTTTAGAAGTAAAAGAGGAATATGTACCGGATATTCCACCAAGACTTACAAAATCTTCTGTCAGCAGACAATCTCTAATGTCCAACCAATCAGGAGCTAGTTCTGGACCTGTCAGACCAGACAGACGGAGACGGACTATTTCAATACAATCAGAGGACATACCAAAGCCGTTTGAGCGTCTCTCGTCTCGTAAGTTAcg TTGA